A stretch of the Buchananella sp. 14KM1171 genome encodes the following:
- the menD gene encoding 2-succinyl-5-enolpyruvyl-6-hydroxy-3-cyclohexene-1-carboxylate synthase, whose translation MNATLMAQSIVANLVAAGVGHVVVCPGSRSGPLALAVAHAAETGMVRAHVRLDERGAAFFALGLAKSLLISAPDELAAAASGAPGGERAGRSPGPLVAVVVTSGTAVANLHPAVLEARHGRVPLVVVTADRPHEMRGVGASQTTNQARIFGEAVRFFADVPAEGPVGSVVQRAVASSIGYWRLPDGAVGRIDELRRQEAAWGYRDVDLSMLDWSERSGWGPVHLNVAFRDPLLRPHEGADSLYEAHGITPPPGGHLPTSAQPVAATIAVGPGTVVLAGDGGIEAGRFAGQAFLPLLAEPSSGLRTHPTAVGPYRDLLDSPLGEAITQVVVFGHPTLSRPVSALLARPNVRVIVVDDGAEWTDVAANAAAVFPAVEPELELRAGDLLGADWADQAGRGGQEQPSDFHAAWTSTWVAAGRLAQESLSALLVQEEGMTAWGACARIWEQHLADWRKGKEPVLTIGASAAIRHFDLLAGCALGSPDEPGRTTSAQMQGQFRAGVNVLSNRGLAGIDGTIATAVGVAARTGRPVRCVVGDLTFLHDAGSLLRGVLEEEVDLDVIVLNDAGGAIFATLEAGDGRTGEHFDRFWGTPQDVEIKALAAAYKCRYTRVESAADLARALGRQPKGRRVIEVRCERGEPRAAGQRMAGAVREALADLA comes from the coding sequence GTGAACGCGACTCTGATGGCGCAGTCGATCGTGGCGAACCTGGTGGCCGCCGGGGTGGGGCACGTGGTGGTGTGCCCCGGCTCGCGCTCGGGGCCGTTGGCGCTCGCGGTGGCGCACGCTGCGGAGACGGGGATGGTGCGCGCCCACGTGCGTCTGGACGAGCGCGGCGCGGCATTCTTCGCCCTCGGGTTGGCCAAGTCCCTGCTGATCTCGGCCCCGGACGAGCTCGCCGCAGCCGCCTCCGGGGCACCCGGCGGCGAGCGGGCCGGGCGCAGCCCGGGCCCCCTGGTGGCCGTGGTGGTCACCTCCGGCACGGCGGTGGCCAACCTGCACCCGGCGGTGCTGGAGGCCAGGCACGGGCGTGTCCCGCTGGTGGTGGTCACCGCCGATCGGCCCCACGAGATGCGCGGCGTGGGTGCCTCCCAGACCACGAACCAGGCGCGCATCTTCGGTGAGGCGGTGCGCTTCTTCGCCGACGTGCCCGCAGAGGGGCCGGTGGGCAGCGTCGTCCAACGGGCGGTGGCAAGCTCGATCGGCTACTGGCGCCTGCCGGATGGCGCTGTGGGCCGGATCGACGAATTGCGGCGGCAGGAGGCGGCCTGGGGCTACCGGGACGTGGACCTGAGCATGCTGGACTGGTCCGAGCGCTCAGGCTGGGGGCCGGTGCACCTGAACGTGGCCTTCCGGGATCCGCTGCTGCGCCCACACGAGGGCGCCGACTCTCTCTACGAGGCGCACGGGATTACCCCGCCGCCGGGCGGTCACCTGCCCACAAGCGCCCAGCCGGTCGCGGCCACGATCGCTGTGGGCCCCGGCACGGTGGTGCTGGCCGGGGACGGCGGCATAGAGGCGGGCCGATTTGCCGGCCAGGCGTTCCTGCCGCTGCTGGCGGAACCAAGCAGCGGTCTGCGCACGCACCCGACGGCCGTGGGCCCCTATCGGGACCTGCTGGACTCGCCCCTGGGCGAGGCGATCACCCAGGTGGTGGTCTTTGGTCACCCCACGCTATCCCGGCCGGTCTCCGCTTTGCTGGCCCGCCCGAACGTCCGAGTGATCGTGGTGGACGACGGGGCGGAGTGGACCGACGTTGCCGCTAACGCCGCCGCAGTGTTCCCCGCCGTCGAGCCGGAGCTGGAGCTGCGGGCGGGGGATCTCCTGGGGGCCGACTGGGCGGACCAGGCGGGGCGGGGCGGGCAGGAGCAGCCCAGCGACTTCCACGCTGCTTGGACCAGCACCTGGGTGGCGGCCGGTCGGCTGGCCCAGGAGTCGCTCTCTGCCCTGCTGGTGCAGGAGGAGGGCATGACCGCGTGGGGGGCGTGCGCGCGGATCTGGGAGCAGCACCTAGCCGACTGGCGCAAGGGCAAGGAGCCCGTTTTGACCATCGGCGCGTCCGCGGCGATCCGCCACTTCGACCTGTTGGCCGGCTGCGCGCTGGGCAGCCCTGACGAGCCCGGGCGCACCACGTCAGCGCAGATGCAGGGCCAGTTCCGCGCCGGGGTCAACGTGTTGTCCAACCGGGGCCTGGCGGGTATCGACGGCACCATCGCCACCGCAGTCGGGGTGGCTGCCAGGACCGGGCGGCCCGTGCGCTGCGTGGTCGGTGACCTGACCTTCCTGCACGACGCCGGCTCGCTGCTGCGGGGCGTGCTGGAAGAGGAGGTGGACCTGGACGTGATCGTGCTCAACGACGCGGGCGGAGCCATCTTTGCCACCCTGGAGGCCGGGGACGGGCGCACGGGCGAGCACTTCGACCGTTTCTGGGGCACCCCGCAGGACGTGGAGATCAAGGCCCTGGCTGCCGCGTACAAGTGCCGCTACACGCGCGTGGAGAGCGCGGCGGACCTGGCCCGGGCCCTGGGGAGGCAGCCCAAGGGACGGCGAGTGATCGAGGTTCGCTGCGAGCGCGGCGAGCCGAGGGCGGCCGGGCAGCGGATGGCCGGGGCGGTGCGCGAAGCGTTGGCCGACCTGGCCTAG
- a CDS encoding enolase C-terminal domain-like protein, with protein sequence MRTALTTTALPVPPYLGERGVGAVFAYRVPLRARFRGLWEREGLLLAGADREAVAGPGAGWGECSPFWNYGPEESAAWLRAALAAVAGELPAPAALVPVNLTVPALNGAELEAYLDRLLGRQAGAPTGPAEAPGGGGLFAAAKVKVAEPGQELRQDRERLEAVRRRLPAASIRIDANAAWSVEQALAALPVLNQAAGGLEYCEQPCASVAELAEVREAAICPVAADESIRRAADPLAVAAAGAADYMIVKSQPLGGALAAAQLAARVGLPAVASSAIETSVGLAAGYRLASELARGEGLAVPRPAGLGTATLLAGDVVDLPLTPRGGALWEVDLPGYAEIAAGVESRLTEDADLRARWGARLDAMGEYL encoded by the coding sequence ATGAGAACCGCCCTTACCACCACCGCTCTGCCGGTACCGCCGTACCTGGGGGAGCGCGGGGTCGGGGCGGTTTTCGCCTACCGGGTGCCGCTGCGCGCCCGCTTTCGGGGGCTCTGGGAGCGGGAGGGGCTGCTGCTGGCCGGGGCTGACCGGGAGGCGGTGGCGGGCCCGGGGGCGGGCTGGGGGGAGTGTTCCCCGTTTTGGAACTACGGCCCGGAGGAGAGCGCGGCGTGGCTGCGCGCCGCGCTGGCTGCGGTGGCGGGTGAGCTGCCTGCCCCGGCGGCGCTGGTGCCGGTGAACCTGACCGTGCCCGCACTGAATGGCGCGGAGCTGGAGGCGTACCTGGACCGGCTGCTGGGGAGGCAAGCTGGCGCGCCGACCGGCCCCGCCGAGGCGCCGGGCGGGGGCGGGCTCTTCGCGGCGGCCAAGGTGAAGGTTGCCGAGCCCGGGCAGGAACTGCGGCAGGATCGCGAGCGGTTGGAGGCGGTGCGCCGCCGCCTGCCCGCAGCGTCGATAAGGATCGACGCGAACGCGGCCTGGAGCGTGGAGCAGGCCCTGGCGGCGCTGCCGGTGTTGAACCAGGCGGCCGGGGGGCTGGAGTACTGCGAGCAGCCCTGCGCGTCCGTAGCTGAGCTGGCCGAAGTGCGCGAGGCGGCGATCTGCCCGGTGGCGGCCGATGAGTCGATCCGCCGGGCCGCAGACCCGCTGGCGGTGGCCGCTGCGGGCGCGGCCGACTACATGATCGTCAAATCCCAGCCGCTGGGGGGCGCGCTCGCGGCCGCCCAGCTGGCCGCCCGCGTGGGGCTGCCCGCCGTGGCCTCCAGCGCGATTGAGACCAGCGTGGGGCTGGCGGCGGGCTACCGCCTGGCAAGCGAGCTGGCGCGCGGCGAGGGACTGGCGGTGCCCAGGCCCGCGGGCCTGGGCACCGCGACCCTGCTGGCCGGGGACGTCGTAGATTTGCCCCTGACCCCGCGCGGCGGGGCGCTGTGGGAGGTGGACCTGCCCGGATACGCGGAGATTGCCGCCGGCGTGGAGTCCCGGTTGACCGAGGATGCGGACCTGCGCGCGCGCTGGGGCGCACGGCTGGATGCGATGGGAGAGTACCTGTGA
- the argF gene encoding ornithine carbamoyltransferase — protein MEFPLAGRSFLRELDFTPAEWLSFIDLAAELKAARAQGREVKYLEGRVIALIFEKTSTRTRCSFEVAAYHQGAQVTYLDPTGSQIGHKESIADTAQVLGRFYDGIEYRGDSQEKVSTLAELSGVPVWNGLTDDWHPTQMLCDALTMREHAGKPLNQISYAYVGDARSNMGNSMLVSGALLGMDVRMIAPKELWPAQDVIDAANKVAQETGAKLTITEDLAAVEGVDFIHTDIWLSMGEPKEIWDERIRLLRPYQVNAELMAATKNPDVKFMHCLPAFHDRETTVGEEIYQATGLDGLEVTHEVFTSPASIVFDQAENRMHTIKAVMVATLGREPRA, from the coding sequence ATGGAATTTCCCCTGGCTGGTCGCTCGTTCCTGCGCGAACTGGACTTCACCCCCGCCGAATGGCTGTCGTTCATCGACCTGGCAGCCGAGCTGAAGGCCGCGCGCGCGCAGGGCCGCGAGGTGAAGTACCTGGAGGGCCGCGTCATTGCGTTGATCTTCGAGAAGACCTCCACGCGCACGCGCTGCTCCTTCGAGGTGGCCGCTTACCACCAGGGTGCGCAGGTGACCTACCTGGACCCCACCGGTTCGCAGATCGGGCACAAGGAGTCCATCGCTGACACGGCGCAGGTGCTGGGCCGCTTCTACGACGGCATCGAGTACCGGGGCGACTCGCAGGAGAAGGTTTCCACGCTGGCGGAGCTGTCGGGTGTGCCGGTGTGGAACGGCCTGACGGACGACTGGCACCCCACGCAGATGCTGTGCGACGCCTTGACGATGCGCGAGCACGCAGGCAAGCCGCTCAACCAGATCTCTTACGCCTACGTGGGGGATGCCCGCTCCAACATGGGTAACTCCATGCTGGTCTCGGGTGCGCTGCTGGGCATGGACGTGCGCATGATCGCCCCCAAGGAGCTGTGGCCGGCGCAGGACGTCATCGACGCCGCGAACAAGGTGGCGCAGGAGACGGGGGCGAAGCTGACCATCACCGAGGACCTGGCTGCGGTGGAGGGCGTGGACTTCATCCACACCGACATCTGGCTGTCGATGGGCGAGCCCAAGGAGATCTGGGACGAGCGCATCCGCCTGCTGCGCCCCTACCAGGTCAACGCGGAGCTGATGGCGGCCACGAAGAACCCGGACGTGAAGTTCATGCACTGCCTGCCGGCGTTCCACGACCGGGAGACCACGGTGGGTGAGGAGATCTACCAGGCCACCGGTCTGGACGGCCTGGAGGTGACCCACGAGGTCTTCACCTCGCCCGCCTCGATCGTGTTTGACCAGGCGGAGAACCGCATGCACACGATCAAGGCCGTCATGGTGGCAACGCTGGGCCGCGAGCCGCGTGCCTGA
- a CDS encoding transglutaminase-like domain-containing protein → MTKQAAFPASGAGAQGARGTGAQGAAARAATLGAGAQGAAVQGAASQVPATQSPAAQAGQAPGKRAARRRPPRRLGGRKARLPERTGVSLLIVVVALLLASLTHGPVFGDASGYVAAAGGTLLGTGVALLAWRLRLGLGVTTLLTLLVYFLFGGALAVPSTAIGGIVPTTGTLRLLTELLARVWMDLLTVTTPASIFVGPAALPYLTALVCSVLAASAVLRLRRPQWAALPVLSLAVIGILWGSQRAPLAAVIGALSGVVMLGWLAWVGRQSARHTGVGTVRFTSGNSAYRGIFVRAGALLAAAVTVAVAGGLYLLHGSQRVVLRDYVEPPLDLSLYHSPIAPLRATNTDHADDVLFTVSGLPAGTPVRLAALDYYDGTVFQLSPTGSNVAFHRIGQSVERPAQAPPATTTARITIRSYRGNWVPGGGDLAGLRYTGDRADQLKFTSYYAAPLGTILTKEGLQEGDSYEVDLAPAVTLSDDILKGVAFAEFPYEDAGVPPVVAERAPTLLGSAGSAIEQVRAMERHFASNGYFANGVDYPSLPGHRASRITRLLEEELLVGDDDQYAPAMALLLRAQGIPARVVVGFVPAGTGEELEVKGADMRAWVEVNFSGAGWQPFFPTPPRDQVPPDEKPEIKPNPRPQVIQPPEAPEEPAELPPDVLEDDKEEPDTPELTVPWLQIAVGVGALAALLPLLLILLAKARRRSRRARRGDANEQTISAWEELLDRAADYGVAVPGGATRPAQAQLLADVFSGRIALKRSRAKKGGRNVGQEDAQAAQRATGGQAARALAAGGRAAEGRFPRKKGKQLPARPVAEVKPVPFRWVRGEQEAVVLAALLSDQAAFGDIEVSGEQRDRTWELVSDVEAQLRATPGTRTTLRAKLSTASLRRKNVAQEAARADARAQRKLERAQIKQESRRASRHAKDMARRAKAAELEARKAEAAAAKAKADLSATMPSGPKKE, encoded by the coding sequence ATGACCAAGCAAGCAGCCTTCCCCGCCAGCGGTGCGGGAGCACAGGGGGCACGGGGCACGGGAGCGCAGGGGGCGGCGGCGCGCGCCGCGACCCTCGGTGCGGGCGCGCAGGGCGCGGCCGTTCAGGGCGCGGCTTCCCAGGTCCCGGCCACCCAAAGCCCTGCTGCGCAGGCCGGTCAGGCACCGGGCAAGCGGGCCGCGAGGCGGCGCCCGCCCAGGCGCCTGGGCGGGCGCAAGGCCCGCCTCCCGGAGAGGACCGGGGTCTCGCTGCTGATAGTGGTGGTGGCGCTCCTGCTGGCCAGCCTCACGCACGGCCCGGTCTTCGGGGACGCCTCCGGCTACGTGGCGGCCGCAGGCGGCACCCTGCTCGGCACGGGCGTGGCCCTGCTGGCCTGGCGGCTGCGCCTGGGGTTGGGCGTGACCACGCTGCTGACCCTGCTGGTCTATTTCCTGTTCGGCGGCGCCCTGGCGGTGCCCTCCACCGCCATCGGCGGGATCGTGCCCACCACGGGCACCCTGAGGCTGCTGACCGAGCTCCTGGCCCGGGTGTGGATGGACCTGCTCACGGTCACCACCCCCGCCTCCATCTTCGTTGGCCCCGCGGCCCTGCCCTACCTGACGGCGCTGGTCTGCTCAGTCCTGGCCGCCTCAGCGGTGCTGCGCCTGCGCCGCCCCCAGTGGGCCGCGCTCCCGGTGCTCTCCCTGGCTGTCATAGGCATCCTGTGGGGCTCCCAGCGCGCCCCGCTAGCGGCGGTAATCGGCGCTCTCAGCGGCGTGGTGATGCTGGGCTGGCTGGCCTGGGTGGGGCGCCAGTCCGCCCGGCACACCGGGGTCGGCACAGTGCGCTTCACCTCCGGCAACTCCGCCTACCGGGGCATATTCGTGCGCGCCGGAGCGCTGCTGGCGGCGGCCGTCACGGTCGCGGTGGCCGGCGGCCTCTACCTGCTGCACGGCAGTCAACGGGTGGTGCTGCGCGACTACGTGGAGCCGCCCCTGGACCTGAGCCTGTACCACTCCCCAATCGCACCCCTGCGCGCCACGAACACCGACCACGCTGACGACGTGCTCTTCACTGTCTCGGGGCTGCCGGCCGGCACCCCGGTGCGCCTGGCCGCCCTGGACTACTACGACGGCACGGTCTTCCAGCTGTCCCCCACGGGCTCCAACGTGGCCTTCCACCGCATCGGTCAGAGCGTGGAGCGTCCCGCGCAGGCGCCCCCAGCCACCACCACCGCCAGGATCACCATCCGCTCCTACCGGGGCAACTGGGTGCCCGGCGGTGGCGACCTGGCCGGCTTGCGCTACACCGGGGACCGCGCCGACCAGCTGAAGTTCACCAGCTACTACGCCGCCCCCCTCGGCACGATCCTGACCAAGGAGGGGCTGCAGGAGGGCGACTCCTACGAGGTGGACCTGGCCCCGGCCGTGACCCTCAGCGACGACATCCTCAAGGGCGTGGCGTTCGCCGAGTTCCCATACGAGGATGCCGGCGTGCCCCCGGTGGTGGCCGAGCGCGCCCCCACTCTGCTGGGCAGCGCGGGCAGCGCCATCGAGCAGGTGCGCGCCATGGAGCGCCACTTTGCCAGCAACGGCTACTTCGCCAACGGCGTTGATTACCCCTCCCTGCCCGGCCACCGCGCCTCCCGCATCACCCGCCTGCTGGAGGAGGAGCTGCTGGTGGGGGACGACGACCAGTACGCCCCCGCCATGGCCCTGCTGCTTAGGGCCCAGGGCATTCCCGCCCGCGTGGTGGTGGGCTTCGTGCCCGCCGGCACCGGGGAAGAACTGGAGGTCAAGGGCGCGGACATGCGCGCCTGGGTGGAGGTCAACTTCTCCGGCGCCGGCTGGCAGCCCTTCTTCCCGACCCCGCCAAGGGACCAGGTGCCGCCGGACGAGAAGCCGGAGATCAAGCCCAACCCGCGCCCGCAGGTCATCCAGCCGCCCGAGGCTCCCGAGGAGCCTGCCGAGCTTCCCCCGGATGTGCTGGAGGACGACAAGGAAGAACCGGACACCCCCGAGCTGACCGTGCCCTGGCTGCAGATCGCCGTGGGGGTGGGGGCGCTCGCGGCGCTCCTGCCGCTGCTGCTGATCCTGTTGGCCAAGGCCCGCCGCCGCTCGCGCCGTGCGCGGCGCGGGGACGCCAACGAGCAGACGATCTCGGCGTGGGAGGAGCTACTGGACAGGGCCGCCGACTACGGCGTAGCCGTCCCGGGCGGCGCCACCAGGCCGGCCCAGGCCCAGCTGTTGGCGGACGTGTTCTCCGGCCGCATCGCTCTCAAGCGGTCCAGGGCGAAGAAGGGCGGGCGGAACGTCGGACAAGAAGACGCCCAGGCGGCGCAGCGGGCAACCGGCGGGCAGGCCGCCAGGGCGCTCGCGGCAGGAGGGCGAGCGGCTGAGGGGCGCTTCCCCCGCAAGAAGGGCAAGCAGCTGCCGGCGCGGCCGGTCGCCGAGGTCAAGCCGGTGCCGTTCAGGTGGGTGCGCGGCGAACAGGAGGCCGTGGTGTTGGCGGCGCTGCTCAGCGACCAGGCCGCCTTCGGCGACATCGAGGTGAGCGGCGAGCAGCGCGACCGGACCTGGGAGCTCGTGAGCGACGTCGAGGCCCAGCTGCGCGCCACCCCCGGCACCCGCACCACGCTCCGCGCCAAGTTATCCACAGCCTCGCTGCGGCGGAAGAACGTGGCACAGGAGGCCGCCCGCGCGGACGCCCGCGCCCAACGCAAGCTCGAAAGGGCCCAAATCAAGCAGGAATCCAGGCGCGCCTCCCGGCACGCCAAGGACATGGCCCGGCGCGCCAAGGCCGCCGAACTGGAGGCCAGGAAGGCCGAGGCCGCTGCGGCCAAAGCAAAGGCCGATCTCAGCGCTACCATGCCCTCAGGGCCCAAAAAGGAGTAA
- a CDS encoding DUF58 domain-containing protein: MAVQPDPRASAPRVPPRALPAQQPGPVGRAEKARQALSAWREAASGRVESLPVLGRAWSFVEGVTRLGWAVACFGALAAPAGWWLGWLELLILGILALACMVLALLLAVGRASYEVRLRLLKDRVTVGSRATGTLQVINRSGRAVRSSLMDLPFGQGIASFRVPGLSSGGQHIEGFELPTERRGVITIGPAEAVRGDPLGLVRRTTVWDETIELYIHPQIVPLSSKAVGFIRDVEGATVNQLSSSDVSFHALRDFTLGDDRRNIHWPTTIRVGKLMVRQFEETRRAHLLVVLDRSVEAWEDEEDFEVGLSAAASLAAASLRDGKEATVVCQDSSCFPSSAMRAMDYFAALEQAEGVADLVAVTKDALLEAPEASVVVAITGANNPIDVVHRALATLPLNVAKAALRVDANSALSVRTVDGFPVVTFPDRDELPRALKRALQ; the protein is encoded by the coding sequence GTGGCCGTCCAGCCCGATCCGCGCGCCTCGGCGCCCCGAGTGCCGCCCCGAGCGCTGCCCGCGCAGCAGCCGGGGCCGGTTGGGCGCGCCGAAAAGGCCAGGCAGGCACTGTCCGCGTGGCGCGAGGCCGCCAGCGGGCGCGTGGAGTCCCTGCCGGTGCTGGGGCGGGCATGGTCGTTCGTGGAGGGGGTGACCAGGCTCGGGTGGGCAGTGGCCTGCTTCGGTGCCCTGGCCGCGCCCGCCGGCTGGTGGCTGGGCTGGCTGGAGCTGCTGATCCTGGGCATCCTGGCGCTGGCCTGCATGGTGCTGGCGCTGTTGCTGGCCGTGGGGCGGGCCAGCTACGAGGTGCGGCTGCGCCTGCTGAAGGACCGAGTCACCGTCGGTTCGCGCGCCACCGGCACGCTGCAGGTCATCAACCGTTCTGGACGGGCGGTGCGCTCCTCCCTGATGGACCTGCCGTTTGGACAGGGAATCGCCTCCTTCCGCGTGCCCGGGCTCTCCAGCGGAGGCCAGCACATCGAGGGATTCGAGCTGCCCACCGAGCGGCGCGGCGTGATCACGATCGGCCCAGCCGAGGCCGTGCGCGGCGACCCGCTGGGGCTGGTGCGCCGCACCACGGTGTGGGACGAGACGATCGAGCTCTACATCCACCCCCAGATCGTGCCGCTGTCCTCCAAGGCGGTCGGGTTCATCCGGGACGTGGAGGGTGCCACGGTCAACCAGCTCTCCTCCTCAGATGTCTCCTTCCACGCCCTGCGTGATTTCACGCTGGGTGATGACCGGCGCAACATCCATTGGCCTACGACGATCCGCGTGGGCAAGCTGATGGTGCGCCAGTTCGAGGAGACGCGCCGCGCCCACCTCCTAGTGGTGCTGGACCGCAGCGTGGAGGCGTGGGAGGACGAGGAGGACTTCGAGGTGGGGCTGAGCGCCGCCGCCTCCCTGGCCGCTGCCTCCCTGCGGGACGGCAAGGAGGCCACGGTGGTGTGCCAGGACTCCAGCTGTTTTCCGAGTTCCGCGATGCGCGCGATGGACTACTTCGCGGCGCTGGAGCAGGCCGAGGGGGTGGCGGACCTGGTGGCGGTGACGAAGGACGCCCTGCTGGAGGCGCCCGAGGCCTCCGTGGTCGTGGCGATCACCGGGGCCAACAACCCGATCGACGTGGTCCACCGCGCCCTGGCCACCCTGCCCCTGAACGTCGCCAAGGCGGCGCTGCGGGTGGATGCCAACTCCGCGCTGAGCGTTCGCACCGTGGACGGCTTCCCCGTGGTCACCTTCCCCGACCGCGACGAGCTGCCACGCGCGTTGAAGCGAGCACTGCAATGA
- a CDS encoding AAA family ATPase: MAVTVEKARWFAEAFNTIVDNIGRALLGKQDVVRLAVTCMLAEGHLLLEDAPGTGKTALARAIAATVDCSHSRIQFTPDLLPLDITGTTMPDKSGRWEFRKGPIFASIVLADEINRASPKTQSALLEVMEEAKVTNDNVRHDVGRPFLVIATQNPIEQAGTYRLPEAQLDRFMMKCSLGYPARAAGVEILLGSGNPDRSQSLSPVLNGRAVADMSDLAKQTHVSEPVALFVQQLVEQTRAHPAVRLGVSTRGGISMMRAARVWAMAQGRHYVVPEDITALAEQVWAHRIVMDPDAEFSGATAQQVVADSLAAVPAPTA; this comes from the coding sequence GTGGCAGTCACGGTAGAAAAGGCCCGCTGGTTCGCGGAGGCCTTCAACACGATTGTCGACAACATCGGGCGGGCCCTGCTGGGCAAGCAGGACGTGGTGCGCCTGGCGGTGACGTGCATGCTCGCCGAGGGGCACCTGCTGCTGGAGGACGCCCCCGGTACCGGTAAGACCGCGCTGGCGCGCGCGATCGCGGCGACTGTGGACTGCAGCCACTCGCGCATCCAGTTCACGCCAGACCTGTTGCCGCTGGACATCACCGGCACCACCATGCCGGACAAGTCCGGGCGGTGGGAGTTCCGCAAGGGCCCGATCTTCGCCTCCATCGTCCTGGCCGACGAGATCAACCGCGCCTCGCCCAAGACGCAGTCCGCCCTCCTGGAGGTGATGGAGGAGGCCAAGGTCACCAACGACAACGTGCGCCACGACGTGGGCCGGCCCTTCCTGGTGATCGCCACCCAGAACCCGATTGAGCAGGCCGGCACCTACCGCCTGCCCGAGGCGCAGCTGGATCGCTTCATGATGAAGTGCTCGCTGGGCTACCCGGCCCGGGCTGCGGGCGTGGAGATCCTGCTGGGCTCCGGCAACCCGGACCGCTCCCAGAGCCTCTCCCCGGTGCTCAACGGCCGGGCGGTGGCGGACATGAGCGACCTGGCCAAGCAGACGCACGTGAGCGAGCCGGTGGCCCTGTTTGTGCAGCAGCTGGTGGAGCAGACCCGCGCCCACCCGGCCGTGCGCCTGGGCGTCTCCACCCGTGGCGGCATCTCGATGATGCGCGCCGCCCGAGTGTGGGCGATGGCGCAGGGCCGCCACTACGTGGTCCCCGAGGACATCACTGCGCTGGCCGAGCAGGTGTGGGCACACCGCATCGTGATGGACCCCGACGCCGAGTTCTCCGGCGCCACCGCCCAGCAGGTGGTGGCGGACTCCCTGGCGGCCGTGCCCGCCCCGACCGCCTAG